In one window of Besnoitia besnoiti strain Bb-Ger1 chromosome Unknown contig00172, whole genome shotgun sequence DNA:
- a CDS encoding uncharacterized protein (encoded by transcript BESB_032360), whose amino-acid sequence MIAVHHHPTGLLKTAKSVGFQYPTTLRLFHIGYVLGVIYGFLFSLILTARENYYSDASLISSIVLGVIISETGLFISFFWEYILRVGLLV is encoded by the coding sequence atgattgcagtacaccaccaccccactggactgcttaagacagctaaaagtgttggatttcaatatcctactacattaagattattccacatcggttatgttctaggcgtaatatatggattcttgttctcactcatcttaacagcgagagaaaactactactcagatgctagtctaatcagtagcatcgtacttggagttatcatctctgagacaggattatttatcagctttttctgggagtatatactacgagttggactactggtttag